The proteins below come from a single Trichocoleus desertorum ATA4-8-CV12 genomic window:
- a CDS encoding DUF433 domain-containing protein encodes MTLQELETQLQALTPAERANAIQILTQTLSTRSQGITKTSGVCGGEACIAGTRIAVWLLVEAQQLGLSEAQLLQDYPHITAADLVNAWAYADAHAEEISAAIRTNNQVA; translated from the coding sequence TTAGAAACCCAACTCCAAGCATTGACTCCAGCAGAAAGAGCTAATGCGATTCAAATCTTGACTCAAACTTTGAGCACACGTTCTCAGGGTATTACTAAAACTTCTGGTGTTTGCGGCGGAGAAGCCTGTATTGCGGGAACCCGAATTGCGGTCTGGCTACTAGTCGAAGCACAACAGCTTGGACTCAGTGAAGCTCAATTATTGCAGGATTATCCTCACATCACAGCTGCCGATCTTGTCAATGCATGGGCGTATGCTGATGCTCATGCTGAAGAAATTTCAGCAGCAATTCGCACTAATAACCAGGTTGCCTAA
- a CDS encoding DUF5615 family PIN-like protein yields MARLYADEQFPRSVSELLQTMGHDILTVQEAGNANQGIPDEDVLTFAIRENRAILTLNRQDFIRLHRITSEHPGIIVCTNDTDRPRMAARINEAIAAEASLQKKLIRVVRPAT; encoded by the coding sequence ATGGCCCGATTGTATGCCGATGAGCAGTTTCCTCGCTCAGTGAGTGAGCTTCTTCAGACAATGGGGCATGATATTTTGACGGTACAGGAAGCTGGCAATGCTAATCAGGGTATTCCTGATGAAGACGTGTTAACCTTTGCTATTCGTGAGAATCGCGCAATTTTGACCTTGAATCGGCAAGATTTTATTCGGTTGCATCGTATTACGTCTGAGCATCCCGGAATTATTGTTTGCACTAATGACACCGACCGACCTCGAATGGCAGCTCGAATCAACGAAGCGATCGCAGCTGAAGCATCCCTGCAAAAGA